A DNA window from Actinomycetota bacterium contains the following coding sequences:
- a CDS encoding EamA/RhaT family transporter — protein MARLAAAGPRELWRDLSPSSGVPLAPLAGQRVPWPGWLPHLLVVALAVVLGTVAGGQAASDGGAAAGLAVAIGI, from the coding sequence GTGGCCCGGCTGGCCGCGGCCGGACCGCGGGAGCTGTGGCGCGACCTGAGCCCGTCCTCGGGAGTGCCGCTCGCGCCCCTGGCCGGCCAGCGGGTGCCGTGGCCGGGCTGGCTGCCGCACCTGCTGGTGGTCGCCCTCGCCGTGGTGCTCGGGACGGTCGCCGGCGGCCAGGCCGCCAGCGACGGCGGCGCGGCGGCCGGGCTGGCCGTCGCCATCGGGATCG